A window from Streptomyces sp. NBC_00299 encodes these proteins:
- a CDS encoding HAD-IIIC family phosphatase gives MTETGNRTFGASGSWHDPQALGTLRALHRAGTLATEYGRVPALLARMPATDLPAAGQLLARLDVKEVCRHADVPVVTVAVTGHSTVAPLVAPLTAELARHGMLLEAKVAPYGSYLQDLMRPAAAGEEQPQLTLCLLDAHTVFDDVTVPWRAEDVEAAARARLSLVAGAVRTHQKAGRGLLVLNTVPLHRRYTHQLVDLRSRARLGAVWRDFNLGLLSLADQHPGVVVVDLDPLVAEGVPACDPRTAQYARARLSDALLAAYAREAAHVVRARLGRTRKCLVLDLDGTLWGGVLGEDGPGGVGLGSGLRGEAFQEFQRVLGQLGAQGVLLAVSSKNDTDAVRETLRTHPAMVLREDDFVRVNANWKAKHDNLRDIADRLGLGLDSFVFVDDSLFECGLVAEQLPEVAVVRVDEEPALHPSALLADGWFDLFELTEADLERAGRYRTEALRQDFREDFGSYQEYLQGLGLEVLLRPPEESEIARVSQLTLRTNQFHLATERLQVPQVSARMERPRLHVIAVRARDRFGDHGLVGALFLRHDAKVLRIDNFVLSCRVFSRGIESACVTAVLEFARDTGAGAVTGRYRPTPRNSAFASFYAEHGFAVTGTDPDHPDAVTFRHDLGDITPAPAHLRLHAAFGPFDGDSA, from the coding sequence ATGACCGAGACCGGGAACCGCACCTTCGGCGCCTCCGGCAGCTGGCACGACCCCCAGGCTCTCGGCACCCTGCGCGCCCTGCATCGGGCGGGCACGCTCGCCACGGAGTACGGACGGGTACCGGCCCTGCTGGCGCGCATGCCCGCGACCGACCTGCCGGCCGCGGGCCAGCTGCTGGCCCGGCTCGATGTGAAGGAGGTATGCCGCCACGCTGACGTGCCGGTGGTCACGGTCGCGGTCACGGGCCACTCCACGGTAGCCCCCCTTGTGGCCCCCCTCACCGCCGAACTGGCCCGGCACGGGATGCTGTTGGAGGCGAAAGTCGCACCGTACGGTTCTTATCTGCAGGACCTGATGCGGCCCGCGGCGGCCGGCGAGGAGCAGCCGCAACTCACCCTGTGTCTGCTCGACGCGCACACGGTCTTCGACGACGTCACCGTGCCCTGGCGGGCCGAAGACGTCGAGGCAGCGGCACGGGCCCGGCTCTCGCTCGTCGCCGGCGCCGTGCGCACCCACCAGAAGGCCGGGCGTGGCCTGCTCGTCCTCAACACCGTGCCACTGCACCGCCGTTACACCCACCAGCTGGTCGACCTGCGCTCCCGCGCCCGGCTCGGCGCGGTGTGGCGGGACTTCAACCTCGGTCTGCTGTCCCTCGCCGATCAGCACCCCGGGGTGGTCGTCGTGGACCTCGATCCGCTGGTGGCCGAGGGCGTTCCCGCGTGCGATCCACGCACCGCGCAGTACGCCCGCGCCCGGCTGTCCGACGCGCTGCTCGCCGCCTACGCCCGGGAGGCCGCCCACGTCGTCCGCGCGCGCCTGGGCCGCACCCGCAAGTGTCTGGTGCTGGACCTGGACGGCACGCTGTGGGGAGGGGTGCTCGGCGAGGACGGGCCCGGCGGCGTCGGCCTCGGCTCCGGCCTGCGGGGCGAGGCCTTCCAGGAGTTCCAGCGGGTGCTCGGGCAACTCGGCGCGCAGGGCGTGCTGCTGGCGGTCAGCAGCAAGAACGACACCGACGCGGTGCGCGAGACACTGCGCACCCATCCGGCCATGGTGCTGCGCGAGGACGACTTCGTCCGCGTCAACGCCAACTGGAAGGCGAAGCACGACAATCTCCGCGACATCGCCGACCGGCTCGGGCTCGGCCTGGACAGCTTCGTCTTCGTCGACGACAGCCTCTTCGAGTGCGGGCTGGTCGCCGAGCAGCTGCCCGAGGTCGCCGTCGTCCGGGTCGACGAGGAGCCCGCCCTGCACCCCTCGGCGCTGCTGGCCGACGGCTGGTTCGACCTGTTCGAGCTCACCGAGGCCGACCTGGAACGGGCCGGCCGCTACCGCACCGAGGCCCTGCGGCAGGACTTCCGCGAGGACTTCGGTTCCTACCAGGAGTATCTCCAAGGACTCGGGCTGGAGGTCCTCCTGCGGCCGCCGGAGGAGTCGGAGATCGCGCGGGTCTCCCAGCTCACGCTGCGCACCAACCAGTTCCACCTGGCCACCGAACGCCTGCAGGTCCCGCAGGTGTCGGCGCGGATGGAGCGCCCGCGGCTGCACGTGATCGCGGTGCGGGCGCGCGATCGGTTCGGCGACCACGGCCTGGTCGGCGCCCTGTTCCTGCGGCACGACGCGAAGGTGCTGCGCATCGACAACTTCGTCCTCAGCTGCCGGGTGTTCTCCCGGGGCATCGAGAGCGCCTGTGTGACGGCGGTGCTGGAGTTCGCCCGTGACACCGGCGCGGGCGCCGTGACGGGCCGCTACCGGCCCACGCCACGCAACTCCGCGTTCGCCTCCTTCTACGCCGAGCACGGCTTCGCCGTCACCGGCACCGATCCGGACCACCCCGACGCGGTCACCTTTCGGCACGACCTCGGCGACATCACCCCTGCCCCCGCCCATCTGCGGCTGCACGCCGCGTTCGGGCCGTTCGACGGAGACTCCGCATGA
- a CDS encoding 3-oxoacyl-ACP synthase III family protein translates to MAPPTAYLASVGTCLPGDPVDNATLAKLVGVDETWAEMFTGNTSRYLAVDLATGQIRHSLADIATTAADRALAEAGLEPGDVDCVVLGTATPDHLMPATVNLVADRLGVDNVPTYQLQSGCAGAVQALDVARTLLLAGRCTTALVIGGDVCAKHLQTDFDPGSRTSAELVNYVLFGDGAGAAVLSTEARGQGIEIRQVLNRLVGLGREPGQVIDWFGLGDRHSDRTAVFEDYKAIEEAVPVMAGQMFWELLDDLGWSADAVDFLLPPQLSGRMSDRISAGMPAPEARRINVVRTVGNNGNALPFLQLAELLRQWDGPGRAVAVAIESSKWIKSGIALERS, encoded by the coding sequence ATGGCACCTCCCACCGCGTACCTGGCCTCGGTCGGCACCTGCCTGCCCGGGGACCCGGTGGACAACGCGACCCTGGCCAAACTCGTCGGCGTCGACGAGACATGGGCCGAGATGTTCACCGGCAACACCAGCCGGTACCTCGCCGTCGACCTGGCGACCGGCCAGATACGGCACAGCCTGGCCGACATCGCGACGACCGCGGCCGACCGGGCGCTGGCGGAGGCCGGCCTGGAGCCGGGTGACGTCGACTGCGTCGTACTGGGCACGGCCACCCCGGACCATCTGATGCCCGCCACGGTGAACCTGGTCGCGGACCGGCTCGGCGTCGACAACGTCCCCACGTACCAGCTCCAGTCCGGTTGCGCCGGTGCCGTACAGGCCCTGGACGTGGCCCGCACCCTGCTGCTGGCCGGACGCTGCACCACCGCGCTGGTGATCGGCGGTGACGTGTGTGCCAAGCATCTTCAGACGGACTTCGACCCTGGCAGCCGTACCTCCGCCGAACTCGTCAACTACGTGCTCTTCGGCGACGGGGCCGGCGCGGCCGTGCTCAGCACCGAGGCCAGGGGCCAGGGCATCGAGATCCGGCAGGTGCTCAACCGGCTGGTGGGCCTGGGCCGGGAGCCCGGCCAGGTCATCGACTGGTTCGGGCTCGGCGACCGGCACAGCGACCGCACGGCTGTCTTCGAGGACTACAAGGCGATCGAGGAGGCGGTGCCGGTCATGGCCGGGCAGATGTTCTGGGAGCTCCTGGACGACCTCGGCTGGAGCGCCGACGCAGTGGACTTCCTGCTGCCCCCACAGCTCTCCGGCCGGATGAGCGACCGCATCTCCGCGGGCATGCCCGCCCCGGAAGCCCGGCGTATCAACGTGGTGCGCACCGTCGGGAACAACGGCAACGCCCTGCCGTTCCTCCAGCTCGCCGAGCTGCTGCGGCAGTGGGACGGCCCCGGGCGCGCGGTCGCGGTCGCCATCGAGTCCAGCAAGTGGATCAAGTCGGGTATCGCCCTGGAGCGTTCATGA